A genomic window from Acinetobacter chinensis includes:
- the dcd gene encoding dCTP deaminase — MAIKSDRWIREMSEKHGMIEPYAENQVRFDEHGEKLISYGVSSYGYDVRCAREFKVFTNVHSAIVDPKNFDDKSFIDIESDVCIIPPNSFALARTVEYFRIPRNVLTVCLGKSTYARCGIIVNVTPLEPEWEGHVTLEFSNTTNLPARIYAGEGVAQMLFFESDEVCETSYKDRGGKYQGQTGVTLPKA; from the coding sequence ATGGCAATTAAGTCAGATCGCTGGATTCGTGAAATGAGCGAAAAACACGGCATGATTGAACCGTATGCTGAAAATCAGGTTCGTTTTGATGAACATGGTGAAAAGCTCATCTCATACGGAGTGTCCAGTTATGGTTATGACGTTCGCTGTGCCCGTGAGTTCAAAGTATTCACCAACGTACATTCTGCAATTGTAGACCCTAAAAACTTTGATGATAAAAGCTTTATTGATATCGAGTCAGATGTCTGCATCATTCCGCCAAACTCATTTGCACTGGCGCGCACTGTTGAATACTTCCGTATTCCACGAAATGTACTGACTGTCTGCCTGGGTAAATCGACTTATGCGCGCTGCGGTATTATTGTCAACGTAACGCCGCTTGAACCTGAGTGGGAAGGTCATGTTACCCTGGAATTCTCTAACACAACCAATTTACCTGCCCGTATTTATGCAGGTGAAGGTGTTGCTCAGATGCTGTTTTTTGAATCTGATGAAGTCTGTGAGACGTCTTATAAAGACCGTGGTGGTAAATATCAGGGACAGACGGGTGTTACTCTGCCAAAGGCATAA
- a CDS encoding LysE family translocator, protein MVSLFFIGLVVTILLTPGPTNTLLASSGIQVGVRKSFRLIPAEAFGYLISISVWGGLIGSISAQFPAVPTVLKLFSAGYIIYLAIRLWKTADIEESFDQPTIRARELFTATLLNPKALLFASAIFPVIAWKSTNAYVAHMLVFVLLLIPIAFFWTFIGSLLASNRVRWLNQSNLQKTASLVLVSFSIPLSYSAILNL, encoded by the coding sequence ATGGTTTCATTGTTTTTTATTGGTCTGGTTGTCACGATTTTACTGACGCCTGGTCCAACAAATACTTTACTTGCATCTTCTGGTATTCAGGTAGGTGTGAGGAAATCATTCAGACTTATTCCAGCTGAAGCATTTGGCTATCTGATTTCCATCTCTGTATGGGGTGGTTTGATTGGCAGTATTTCCGCCCAGTTTCCTGCTGTTCCAACAGTTCTGAAGCTGTTCAGTGCAGGTTATATTATTTATCTTGCTATCCGTTTATGGAAAACAGCAGATATAGAAGAATCCTTCGATCAGCCAACAATTCGAGCACGTGAACTGTTTACGGCAACTTTACTGAACCCTAAAGCACTGCTGTTTGCTTCAGCTATTTTTCCAGTGATTGCCTGGAAAAGCACAAATGCCTATGTGGCACATATGCTGGTCTTTGTTCTGCTGCTGATACCAATCGCTTTTTTCTGGACTTTTATCGGTTCATTGCTGGCTTCAAACAGAGTGAGATGGCTGAATCAGTCCAATCTTCAAAAAACAGCATCGCTGGTACTGGTCAGTTTCTCTATCCCATTAAGTTATTCTGCAATTCTTAATCTCTAA
- a CDS encoding proline--tRNA ligase → MRASRFLFATLRETPNDAEVISHQLMLRAGMIRKLASGLYTWLPMGVRVLNKVEAIVREEMNRSGSLEVFMPVTQPAGLWEESGRYVQYGPELLRFKDRHTNDFVLGPTHEEVITDLARNELKSYKQLPINFYQIQTKFRDEIRPRFGVMRSREFIMKDAYSFHADQASLQETYDVMYETYCRIFSRLGLNFRPVQADTGSIGGSGSHEFHVLASSGEDDIAFSTDSDYAANVEMAEAVLVGERAAPAQELKTVDTPDQKTIADVSAFLNSDPAHSVKALLVQGIADEKGQIPVVALFLRGDHELNEIKAEKHPLIAAPLTFATEAQISEYNLTPGFCGPQGLVEKGIAVIVDRAASVLSDFVAGANETDKHATGVNWERDAQFTEVYDLRNVVEGDPSPDGQGTILIKRGIEVGHIFQLGKKYSEALGCKVLGDDGKPLVVTMGCYGIGVTRVVASAIEQNFDDKGIIWPSAIAPFEVAIVPMNAQKSPRTLEAAEALYAELQAKGYDVLLDDRNERPGVKFSDLELTGIPHRIVIGEKGLDAGTFEYKGRRDEESVNLSKDELLAKIAK, encoded by the coding sequence ATGCGCGCGAGTCGCTTTTTATTTGCAACGTTAAGAGAAACCCCAAACGATGCTGAAGTCATTTCACACCAGCTGATGTTACGTGCGGGGATGATCCGTAAATTGGCTTCAGGCTTGTACACCTGGTTGCCGATGGGTGTACGTGTGCTGAATAAAGTTGAAGCGATTGTCCGTGAGGAAATGAACCGCTCAGGTTCTCTTGAAGTCTTCATGCCCGTGACTCAACCTGCAGGTCTGTGGGAAGAATCAGGTCGTTATGTACAGTACGGACCGGAGCTTTTACGCTTTAAAGACCGTCACACCAATGACTTTGTGCTTGGACCGACACATGAAGAAGTGATTACAGATCTTGCCCGCAACGAACTGAAAAGCTATAAACAGCTTCCAATCAATTTCTATCAGATTCAGACTAAATTCCGTGATGAAATCCGTCCACGTTTCGGTGTGATGCGTTCCCGTGAATTTATCATGAAAGATGCTTATTCATTCCACGCAGATCAGGCTTCCCTTCAGGAAACCTACGATGTGATGTATGAAACTTACTGTCGTATTTTCAGCCGTCTGGGTCTGAATTTCCGTCCAGTACAGGCAGATACAGGTTCAATTGGTGGTTCTGGTTCACATGAATTCCATGTACTGGCATCCAGCGGTGAAGATGATATCGCTTTTTCTACTGACTCAGATTATGCTGCAAACGTGGAAATGGCTGAAGCTGTACTGGTCGGTGAGCGTGCTGCTCCTGCACAGGAACTCAAAACCGTAGATACGCCTGATCAGAAAACCATTGCTGATGTTTCTGCATTCCTGAACTCTGATCCGGCTCATTCTGTTAAAGCATTACTGGTTCAGGGCATAGCAGATGAAAAAGGTCAGATTCCAGTGGTGGCGCTGTTCCTTCGTGGCGACCATGAACTGAATGAAATTAAAGCTGAAAAACACCCTCTGATTGCAGCACCACTGACGTTTGCAACTGAAGCACAGATCAGTGAATACAATCTTACTCCTGGCTTCTGTGGTCCACAGGGACTGGTTGAAAAAGGTATCGCGGTTATTGTAGACCGTGCTGCATCTGTACTTTCAGACTTCGTTGCTGGTGCAAATGAAACAGATAAACATGCAACAGGCGTGAACTGGGAGCGCGATGCTCAGTTTACAGAAGTGTATGACCTGCGTAATGTCGTTGAAGGCGATCCTTCTCCAGATGGTCAAGGTACAATCTTAATCAAACGCGGTATTGAAGTTGGTCATATCTTCCAGCTGGGCAAGAAATACTCTGAAGCACTGGGCTGTAAAGTACTGGGTGATGACGGCAAACCACTGGTCGTGACTATGGGCTGTTATGGCATTGGGGTAACCCGTGTAGTGGCTTCTGCAATTGAGCAGAACTTTGATGACAAAGGTATCATCTGGCCATCAGCAATTGCACCTTTTGAAGTGGCTATCGTTCCTATGAATGCACAGAAATCACCACGCACACTGGAAGCTGCTGAGGCACTGTATGCAGAACTACAGGCTAAAGGCTACGATGTACTGCTGGATGACCGTAATGAACGTCCTGGCGTGAAATTCTCTGACCTTGAGCTGACTGGTATTCCGCACCGTATTGTGATTGGTGAAAAAGGACTGGACGCAGGTACTTTTGAATATAAAGGTCGCCGTGATGAAGAGTCTGTAAACCTGAGCAAAGATGAATTACTTGCAAAAATTGCAAAATAA
- a CDS encoding DUF6160 family protein, which translates to MKKITKLKMLTACMLLAQHSYALEQLSDSTLSSVTGQDGITITHEVSKITIDQANWVDFSDNSSMRLGLHGVEVKGVNNSNIKSQIDLDVAGTTNGAGIRLETTISPFEATIQNVMLCTVCTVGATGADRQSLGSLMLATSTPLSFYLETTKGLFDKNSLSHLNFQLQNASITHKLNDQQLTLKDFNFNFAADGYMYIDPKEGIVLTTKNGNSDHVINLGRVSDTTAVHASRTGDDATNPGVNIDLRYGTEQKNIIRMGASGSLANGKIFVNSDQTGISNFNVTDANGVAVTAKGYEKANTGIHTGLSAEFTKDGNSLIKAGEKATTLELGGTGNGNYAIEFSNLSPLNIRTSNDPSVLNTQNAYLDLGDVYLNTMQAASLEFVISKKLQNVLGATSQNLTNYINATKTAQNFALVSIRGMDFQAIARKARFISDNSMAKNDTVQGTWGLGLPIYNLNANLGLFQQSYTYQAETKNGLGFSLTMSTDGYGIDKKTNAPSTTSVLLIDGGDGSHNKISGTGKEEVNYYAGLRNIDAYLQANGVIGYEKDGIYVKASNLLLAAKAEIAIGQLPGSLYNCVGTTTCEKKVVPIDNFGRPDDVLSSIAFKLDGKGELFIIPGVDATVANPDSNFLTVKASFNFNELTKEQKANEAEKGSYLSIINDDYTKSGDVSTLKSSSSVNLNKIQGNLALESRIRMKKDTVSMDSQVNFNPTNSIATPFRAEMAISPMGGMQKVADIAITGGVMRSNFGITPR; encoded by the coding sequence ATGAAAAAAATAACAAAACTGAAAATGCTGACGGCGTGCATGTTACTTGCGCAGCACAGTTATGCGCTTGAGCAACTGTCTGATTCAACATTGAGTTCTGTCACGGGGCAGGACGGTATTACCATCACGCATGAAGTCTCTAAAATAACAATAGACCAGGCAAACTGGGTGGATTTTTCCGATAACTCCAGTATGCGTTTAGGTCTGCATGGCGTGGAAGTAAAAGGCGTCAATAATTCCAATATTAAAAGCCAGATTGATCTGGATGTGGCAGGAACGACAAATGGTGCAGGCATACGCTTAGAAACAACCATTTCACCATTTGAAGCAACGATACAGAATGTGATGTTGTGTACGGTCTGTACTGTTGGTGCTACAGGTGCAGACAGACAGAGCCTGGGTTCTTTAATGCTGGCAACCAGTACACCTTTAAGTTTTTATCTGGAAACAACGAAAGGTCTGTTTGATAAAAACTCTTTGTCACATCTGAATTTTCAGCTTCAGAATGCTTCGATTACACATAAACTGAATGACCAGCAGTTAACTCTGAAAGATTTCAACTTTAACTTTGCTGCTGACGGCTATATGTATATAGACCCAAAAGAAGGAATCGTTTTAACAACTAAAAATGGCAATTCAGATCATGTAATCAACCTTGGGCGTGTTTCAGATACAACAGCGGTTCATGCAAGCCGTACAGGCGATGATGCTACAAACCCTGGGGTGAATATTGATCTGCGTTATGGTACTGAGCAGAAAAATATCATCCGTATGGGGGCGTCAGGCTCACTTGCAAACGGGAAAATATTTGTAAATTCTGACCAGACCGGTATCAGTAATTTTAACGTTACCGACGCAAATGGTGTTGCAGTTACAGCGAAAGGCTATGAAAAGGCAAATACAGGTATACATACAGGTTTAAGTGCTGAGTTCACTAAAGATGGGAACTCACTGATTAAAGCAGGTGAGAAAGCAACGACACTGGAACTGGGTGGAACTGGAAACGGTAACTATGCCATTGAATTTTCAAATCTGTCTCCATTGAACATTCGGACCAGTAATGATCCTTCAGTCTTAAATACTCAGAATGCATATCTGGATCTGGGTGATGTTTATTTAAATACCATGCAGGCAGCAAGCCTTGAGTTTGTTATCAGTAAAAAGTTGCAGAATGTACTGGGTGCTACAAGCCAAAACCTGACAAATTATATCAATGCGACGAAAACAGCGCAGAATTTTGCATTGGTATCCATTCGTGGTATGGATTTTCAGGCGATTGCCCGTAAAGCCCGTTTTATTTCTGATAACTCAATGGCTAAGAACGACACGGTACAGGGTACCTGGGGTCTGGGTCTACCGATTTACAACCTGAATGCAAACTTAGGGTTGTTTCAGCAGAGCTATACATACCAGGCTGAAACCAAAAATGGTTTAGGTTTCAGTCTGACCATGTCTACAGATGGTTATGGGATTGATAAAAAAACCAATGCACCAAGTACAACTTCTGTTCTTCTGATTGATGGTGGAGATGGCTCACATAATAAAATCTCAGGAACTGGGAAAGAAGAAGTTAACTACTATGCAGGCTTGAGAAATATTGATGCTTATCTTCAGGCAAATGGCGTGATTGGCTATGAAAAAGATGGGATCTATGTTAAAGCCAGTAACCTGTTGCTTGCAGCAAAAGCTGAAATTGCTATTGGACAGTTGCCAGGGTCTTTATATAACTGTGTGGGCACGACCACCTGTGAGAAAAAAGTCGTACCGATAGATAATTTTGGTCGTCCTGATGATGTGTTGTCTTCCATTGCTTTTAAACTGGATGGTAAGGGGGAACTGTTCATTATACCAGGTGTGGATGCAACTGTAGCAAATCCTGACAGTAACTTCCTGACAGTTAAAGCATCGTTCAATTTTAATGAACTGACCAAAGAGCAGAAAGCCAATGAAGCAGAAAAAGGCAGTTATTTGAGTATCATCAATGATGATTATACCAAATCAGGCGATGTCAGTACTTTGAAAAGCAGTTCAAGTGTTAACCTGAATAAGATACAGGGCAATCTGGCACTTGAGTCGCGTATCCGTATGAAAAAAGACACCGTGAGTATGGACAGTCAGGTTAATTTTAATCCGACTAACAGCATAGCAACACCTTTCCGTGCAGAAATGGCAATCTCTCCAATGGGGGGAATGCAGAAAGTTGCGGATATCGCCATTACTGGAGGAGTGATGCGGAGTAATTTTGGCATTACACCACGTTAA
- a CDS encoding efflux RND transporter periplasmic adaptor subunit has product MKERSIVFFSAVRITTVCITLALSACQKPEPETGKNQVPQKIELIQQDLVAFQNGSSVHKTAFTGTIRAVNRSSIQSQVSATASQVSAEVGQRVSQGQVLVRLNNQDNAARLAQSRANLAAAQAQEKMALNMMQRKQRLLNQGFISRVEYEQSAVDYQAQKENTHAQQANVDIALKADRDGIILSPINGVVTVRQVEPGQTVATGQTLFEIIDPERTEIQAKLPSDLQSALRPGQKIEFSIQGNPALLSATLSRVSPVADLNSRQIEFFAVPDKAVQSLSIGAFVEGNILSATQVQGQIIPLDVIQNIDQQPFVWVIRNKRIEKQNIQVIEQRYSNNSAVVQGLIVGDLISRVKFTDQDNHKEVAISPK; this is encoded by the coding sequence ATGAAAGAGCGATCCATAGTGTTTTTTTCAGCTGTGCGGATCACCACGGTCTGCATCACACTTGCACTCAGCGCCTGCCAGAAACCGGAACCTGAAACCGGAAAAAATCAGGTACCACAAAAAATTGAACTGATTCAGCAGGACCTGGTCGCATTTCAGAATGGCAGTTCCGTTCATAAAACAGCATTTACAGGCACCATACGTGCGGTTAACCGCAGCAGCATACAGTCACAGGTCAGCGCAACGGCTTCTCAGGTCAGCGCCGAAGTCGGTCAACGTGTTTCTCAAGGGCAGGTTCTGGTCCGTCTGAACAATCAGGATAATGCAGCACGACTTGCTCAGTCCCGTGCAAATCTGGCAGCAGCTCAGGCACAGGAAAAAATGGCACTGAATATGATGCAGAGGAAACAGCGCCTTTTGAATCAGGGTTTTATTTCCAGAGTTGAATATGAACAAAGTGCTGTAGATTATCAGGCACAAAAAGAAAATACGCATGCGCAACAGGCAAATGTTGATATTGCACTGAAAGCAGACCGTGACGGTATTATTTTAAGCCCAATCAATGGCGTGGTCACAGTACGTCAGGTTGAACCTGGACAGACTGTTGCAACGGGTCAGACGCTGTTTGAAATTATTGACCCTGAACGTACTGAAATACAGGCAAAGCTTCCCTCAGATCTGCAGTCAGCACTTAGACCTGGTCAAAAAATTGAATTCAGCATTCAGGGAAATCCTGCCCTGCTGAGCGCCACACTGAGTCGGGTTTCTCCGGTTGCAGACCTGAACAGCCGACAGATTGAGTTTTTTGCTGTTCCTGACAAAGCTGTCCAGTCTTTGAGTATTGGTGCCTTTGTTGAGGGAAATATTCTCTCGGCAACTCAGGTACAGGGACAGATCATTCCTCTGGATGTTATACAAAATATTGATCAGCAGCCTTTTGTCTGGGTGATCCGCAACAAGCGGATAGAAAAACAGAATATTCAGGTCATCGAACAGCGTTACAGCAATAACAGTGCTGTCGTACAGGGCTTGATTGTAGGAGATCTGATCAGCCGTGTGAAGTTCACCGATCAGGACAACCATAAAGAAGTGGCCATCAGCCCGAAATAA
- a CDS encoding DUF2062 domain-containing protein — MPKQFFQSWLPSPEKVASMKFMRIFGKRSLNPLLWYINRKSISKAVFIGTFWGILPIPFHTALIVLTVLIMEVNLPVSILLAWLTNPLTLAPILLGAFWIGSQIYQVNMIDQDMLLGVLHQMTHWVTNMGQGHVDLSLAKILLSGLIVEALFFSVLFFLMTRLFWRFSIIRQWKKRTITADKSLDD; from the coding sequence ATGCCAAAACAGTTTTTTCAATCCTGGCTGCCTTCACCCGAGAAAGTGGCAAGTATGAAATTTATGCGTATTTTTGGAAAACGCTCCTTAAATCCACTGCTTTGGTATATCAACCGTAAATCCATTTCTAAAGCTGTCTTTATTGGAACCTTCTGGGGCATTCTCCCCATTCCGTTCCATACCGCTTTAATTGTACTGACTGTTCTGATTATGGAGGTCAATCTTCCTGTCAGCATATTACTTGCCTGGCTGACCAATCCATTGACACTCGCTCCAATTCTGCTGGGGGCATTCTGGATCGGTAGCCAGATATATCAGGTCAATATGATTGATCAGGATATGCTGCTGGGGGTTCTGCATCAGATGACCCATTGGGTGACCAATATGGGACAGGGGCATGTTGATCTGAGTCTGGCTAAGATTCTGCTTTCGGGGCTGATTGTCGAAGCTTTATTTTTTTCCGTACTTTTTTTTCTGATGACCCGACTCTTTTGGCGTTTCAGTATTATCCGTCAGTGGAAAAAAAGAACGATCACTGCTGATAAGTCCCTCGATGACTGA
- the pilG gene encoding twitching motility response regulator PilG, with product MDDNKFQNLKVMVIDDSKTIRRTAETLLQREGCDVITAVDGFDALSKIADANPDIVFVDIMMPRLDGYQTCALIKNSQNYQNIPVVMLSSKDGLFDQAKGRVVGSDEYLTKPFSKDELLNAIRNHVSA from the coding sequence ATGGACGACAATAAATTCCAGAATCTAAAAGTAATGGTGATTGATGATTCAAAAACCATTCGTCGTACCGCCGAAACCCTACTTCAGCGTGAAGGGTGTGATGTGATTACGGCAGTTGATGGTTTTGATGCACTGTCCAAAATTGCAGATGCAAATCCTGACATCGTCTTTGTGGACATCATGATGCCGCGTCTTGATGGATATCAGACCTGTGCATTAATCAAGAACTCACAGAACTATCAGAATATTCCTGTTGTCATGTTGTCCAGTAAAGATGGATTATTTGATCAGGCGAAAGGTCGTGTTGTCGGTTCAGATGAATATCTGACAAAACCTTTCAGTAAAGATGAATTATTAAACGCAATTCGTAATCACGTTTCGGCATAA
- a CDS encoding efflux RND transporter permease subunit, whose protein sequence is MWFTRISVKYPVFTIMMMFCLMVLGLASWQRMGVEEFPDVDFPFVVIYTSYPGASPESVESEITKKMEDQINTISGLKQVISQSSEGLSTIIAEFDLDVPSAVAAQDVRDKIAPVTAEFRDEIQDPVVERYDPTASAVMSIVFESDSMPLRDLSSYLDQRIVPQLRTVAGVGTVNLLGDAQRQIRIEIEPAKLNSYGIGIDQVLNTLKSENIEVPGGTLKQPASELVVEIKSRVIHPQSFGDMIIATKNGAPIYLKQVARITDSQAELESSAYLDGKTAVAVDILRSSDSNVIEVVDNTYKTLDDIQKQLPESITAKVVVDSSKGIRGSIKDVARTITEGAILAILIVLLFLGSFRSTVITGMTLPIALLGTLTFIWAFGFSINMMTLLALSLSIGLLIDDAIVVRENIVRHASMGKDHVTAALDGTQEIGLAVLATTLTIVAVFLPVAFMGGIIGRFFFQFGVTVSTAVLISMFVSFTLDPMLSAHWAEKHNPDTKPGRVKRFFNWISTRLDNLSHHYEKLLKLALRFRPVTLAIAVASLLGALALSKLIGTEFVPVPDKGELRVKFETPVNASLEYTQAKLLQVDSIIQKHPEVRATYGVINSVTDRGKNHVSIRVTLTPRQERKQTLNDLTNEFRLRLKDVAGITITSVASADETVSGGQKPVMISIKGPDLDELQKISDRFMAEITKVDGIVDLESSLKEPKPTLGVHINRVLASDLGLSVNQIAGVIRPLLAGDNITTWKDEKGETYDVNVRMVQDKRSLPADVENLYLSSQKTDASGQAVLIPLASVARFEQTLGASQINRRDLAREVLVEANTAGRPAGDIGADIKKIQDSFKLPPGYSFDTQGSNKDMEESAGYAMTAITLSIVFIYIVLGSQFNSFIHPAAIMASLPLSLIGVFLALFLFNSTMNLFSIIGIIMLMGLVTKNAILLIDFIKKSMDAGTERYDAIIAAGKTRLRPILMTTSAMVMGMVPLALGLGEGGEQSAPMAHAVIGGVITSTLLTLVVVPVIFTYLDDFKNFMMRQMKKIMS, encoded by the coding sequence ATGTGGTTTACCCGTATCAGTGTCAAATATCCTGTATTCACCATTATGATGATGTTCTGCTTGATGGTGCTTGGTCTGGCTTCGTGGCAGCGCATGGGAGTAGAGGAATTTCCCGATGTGGACTTCCCCTTTGTCGTTATTTATACCAGTTATCCCGGTGCGTCACCCGAATCTGTCGAATCTGAAATTACCAAAAAAATGGAAGATCAGATCAACACCATTTCAGGATTAAAACAGGTTATTTCACAGTCCAGTGAAGGTCTGTCCACGATTATTGCTGAATTTGACCTGGATGTTCCCTCTGCCGTTGCAGCCCAGGATGTCCGTGACAAAATAGCCCCTGTCACGGCCGAATTCCGTGATGAAATTCAGGATCCGGTCGTTGAACGTTATGACCCGACTGCCAGTGCTGTCATGTCCATCGTCTTTGAATCAGACAGTATGCCCCTGCGTGATCTGAGCTCATATCTGGATCAGCGGATTGTTCCTCAGCTTCGGACGGTTGCTGGTGTTGGAACGGTCAACCTGCTTGGAGATGCACAGCGTCAGATCAGAATTGAAATTGAACCTGCAAAACTGAACAGTTACGGTATAGGTATTGATCAGGTACTGAATACTTTAAAATCTGAAAATATAGAAGTTCCAGGCGGAACATTAAAACAGCCTGCATCTGAACTGGTGGTCGAAATCAAGTCGCGGGTCATTCACCCCCAGTCATTTGGTGACATGATTATTGCCACAAAAAATGGCGCGCCCATTTACCTGAAGCAGGTTGCCAGAATTACCGACAGTCAGGCTGAACTTGAGTCCAGTGCCTATCTGGATGGGAAAACTGCAGTCGCAGTGGATATCCTGCGCAGTTCTGACTCCAACGTCATTGAGGTCGTGGACAACACCTACAAAACACTGGATGACATTCAAAAACAGTTGCCTGAAAGTATCACAGCTAAAGTCGTGGTGGATTCATCCAAAGGCATCCGTGGCAGTATTAAAGATGTTGCCCGCACCATTACTGAGGGTGCAATCCTCGCCATACTGATTGTACTGCTATTCCTCGGTTCATTCCGCTCAACCGTTATTACAGGAATGACCCTGCCGATTGCGCTGCTCGGAACACTGACTTTTATCTGGGCATTTGGGTTCTCCATAAACATGATGACCCTGCTGGCACTGTCACTCAGTATTGGTCTGCTGATTGATGATGCAATTGTTGTGCGGGAAAATATTGTCCGTCATGCCAGCATGGGTAAAGACCATGTCACTGCGGCACTGGATGGCACTCAGGAGATTGGACTTGCAGTACTGGCAACAACATTGACCATTGTTGCTGTGTTTCTACCTGTTGCCTTTATGGGCGGTATTATTGGACGGTTCTTCTTTCAGTTTGGTGTGACGGTCAGCACGGCGGTACTGATTTCAATGTTCGTCAGTTTTACACTGGATCCGATGCTTTCAGCGCACTGGGCAGAAAAACATAATCCAGATACAAAACCAGGTAGAGTTAAACGCTTTTTCAATTGGATCTCCACGCGCCTGGACAACTTAAGTCATCATTATGAAAAACTGTTGAAACTGGCACTGCGCTTTCGCCCTGTGACTCTTGCCATTGCTGTTGCATCCCTGCTTGGTGCATTGGCACTGTCAAAACTGATCGGTACAGAGTTTGTTCCTGTACCTGATAAAGGCGAACTGCGGGTTAAATTTGAAACACCAGTCAATGCTTCACTGGAATACACCCAGGCAAAACTGCTCCAGGTTGACAGCATCATTCAGAAACACCCCGAAGTCCGTGCAACTTATGGTGTGATCAACAGTGTGACAGACAGAGGTAAAAACCATGTCAGTATCCGTGTCACGCTGACACCGAGACAGGAACGGAAACAGACTCTGAATGATCTGACCAATGAATTCCGTCTTCGCCTGAAAGATGTTGCAGGAATCACCATTACATCCGTTGCATCGGCGGATGAAACTGTATCTGGTGGACAGAAACCGGTCATGATCTCAATTAAAGGACCTGACCTGGATGAACTCCAGAAAATTTCTGACCGTTTTATGGCTGAAATTACTAAAGTGGATGGCATTGTTGACCTGGAAAGCTCCCTCAAGGAACCAAAACCGACACTGGGAGTTCATATTAACCGGGTACTGGCAAGTGACCTGGGACTGTCAGTCAATCAGATAGCCGGTGTCATACGCCCCTTACTGGCAGGTGATAACATTACCACCTGGAAAGATGAAAAAGGTGAAACCTATGATGTCAATGTCCGCATGGTACAGGACAAACGCAGCCTGCCCGCTGATGTTGAAAACCTCTATCTGAGTTCTCAGAAAACAGATGCCAGTGGACAGGCGGTTCTGATTCCACTTGCCAGTGTTGCCCGTTTTGAACAGACCCTGGGAGCTTCTCAGATTAACCGACGTGATCTGGCTCGTGAGGTACTGGTTGAAGCCAATACCGCAGGACGTCCTGCTGGAGACATCGGTGCTGATATCAAAAAAATTCAGGACAGTTTTAAACTGCCACCCGGCTACAGTTTTGATACTCAGGGTTCAAACAAAGACATGGAAGAATCTGCGGGTTACGCAATGACTGCGATTACCCTGTCTATTGTCTTTATTTACATTGTACTCGGTTCACAGTTCAACAGCTTTATTCATCCTGCTGCCATCATGGCATCCCTCCCCTTGTCACTGATTGGGGTGTTTCTGGCATTATTCCTGTTCAACTCCACCATGAACCTGTTTTCCATTATCGGGATTATTATGCTGATGGGACTGGTGACTAAAAATGCCATTCTCCTGATTGATTTCATTAAGAAAAGTATGGATGCAGGTACAGAACGTTACGACGCGATTATTGCTGCGGGTAAAACCCGTCTCAGACCCATACTGATGACCACCAGTGCAATGGTCATGGGAATGGTTCCTCTCGCACTTGGACTGGGTGAAGGCGGTGAACAGAGCGCGCCGATGGCACATGCGGTGATTGGTGGTGTCATCACCTCCACACTGCTGACACTGGTGGTTGTACCCGTCATCTTTACTTACCTGGATGACTTTAAAAACTTTATGATGCGCCAAATGAAAAAAATCATGTCATAA